One Nicotiana tomentosiformis chromosome 4, ASM39032v3, whole genome shotgun sequence genomic window carries:
- the LOC104097476 gene encoding ABSCISIC ACID-INSENSITIVE 5-like protein 2 isoform X1, translating to MNLDELAKNVMSGEEGLQFMQNPSSNSMFLENTNHGTLCNKSSTVDENHNQEIKHYSLQPQLSSTLGLEDFLIRANVIKNRNKFDDQPQMEPKFYQQINDMMMPMPIQCYSDIGFENHQSMDVVNNYSEKTTNMAMTTVTTSNDCYLSGERKRTFANEKMEKNIERRQRRMIKNRESAARSRARKQAYTKQLEQEVLELRNTNNWLKKQKDLEKLMCSNVANSEPRYQLRRTSSATF from the exons ATGAATTTAGATGAATTAGCTAAGAATGTGATGTCTGGTGAAGAAGGTTTGCAATTCATGCAAAATCCATCTTCAAATTCCATGTTTCTTGAAAATACGAATCATGGTACATTGTGTAACAAGAGTAGTACTGTTGATGAAAACCATAATCAAGAAATAAAGCATTACTCTCTTCAGCCACAACTGAGTAGTACTCTTGGTCTTGAGGATTTCTTGATACGTGCCAATGTCATAAAGAATAGGAATAAGTTTGATGATCAGCCCCAAATGGAACCTAAATTCTATCAACAGATTAATGATATGATGATGCCAATGCCTATCCAATGTTATTCAGATATTGGTTTTGAGAATCATCAGTCTATGGATGTTGTTAATAATTATTCAGAGAAAACAACAAATATGGCAATGACAACAGTAACAACGTCGAATGACTGTTATTTAAGTGGAGAAAGGAAGAGGACTTTCGCGAATGAGAAGATGGAGAAAAATATTGAAAGAAGGCAGAGAAGGATGATCAAGAATAGAGAATCAGCTGCTAGGTCAAGAGCAAGGAAACAG GCTTACACAAAACAATTGGAGCAAGAGGTGTTAGAGTTGAGGAACACTAACAATTGGCTGAAAAAGCAAAAG GACTTGGAGAAACTTATGTGCTCAAATGTAGCTAATTCTGAGCCTAGATACCAACTCAGGAGAACCAGCTCAGCTACCTTCTGA
- the LOC104097476 gene encoding ABSCISIC ACID-INSENSITIVE 5-like protein 2 isoform X2: MNLDELAKNVMSGEEGLQFMQNPSSNSMFLENTNHGTLCNKSSTVDENHNQEIKHYSLQPQLSSTLGLEDFLIRANVIKNRNKFDDQPQMEPKFYQQINDMMMPMPIQCYSDIGFENHQSMDVVNNYSEKTTNMAMTTVTTSNDCYLSGERKRTFANEKMEKNIERRQRRMIKNRESAARSRARKQYLPFGIPGLHKTIGARGVRVEEH, translated from the exons ATGAATTTAGATGAATTAGCTAAGAATGTGATGTCTGGTGAAGAAGGTTTGCAATTCATGCAAAATCCATCTTCAAATTCCATGTTTCTTGAAAATACGAATCATGGTACATTGTGTAACAAGAGTAGTACTGTTGATGAAAACCATAATCAAGAAATAAAGCATTACTCTCTTCAGCCACAACTGAGTAGTACTCTTGGTCTTGAGGATTTCTTGATACGTGCCAATGTCATAAAGAATAGGAATAAGTTTGATGATCAGCCCCAAATGGAACCTAAATTCTATCAACAGATTAATGATATGATGATGCCAATGCCTATCCAATGTTATTCAGATATTGGTTTTGAGAATCATCAGTCTATGGATGTTGTTAATAATTATTCAGAGAAAACAACAAATATGGCAATGACAACAGTAACAACGTCGAATGACTGTTATTTAAGTGGAGAAAGGAAGAGGACTTTCGCGAATGAGAAGATGGAGAAAAATATTGAAAGAAGGCAGAGAAGGATGATCAAGAATAGAGAATCAGCTGCTAGGTCAAGAGCAAGGAAACAG TATCTTCCTTTTGGAATTCCAGGCTTACACAAAACAATTGGAGCAAGAGGTGTTAGAGTTGAGGAACACTAA